One part of the Armatimonas rosea genome encodes these proteins:
- a CDS encoding CHAT domain-containing protein — MNKKNPMYVVLFDDFKNKRDVYMPYISREEVRESISSITVPHGLSKELVSCIKSIWYCLHLPASFFDLIDLQARHIISFKEANIAHQIILMPLTLIAEANKIIKFYDSEFVPVTIFCPDYLVDSAKKLAEEIGNGVFVIQNSELNPGKITDIWKEIHKNMNYESDFLDMNFGFINRLDIAPILLTNNILRRRLKQDMLVEPNGIEEIKNLKNIVIDNHIAVAAIARCEDAEMSVVEAEEAIGEFIEHESRSLKLPLSIVAPGVPSLYIDSIYEDGTVLTRSNLFLDPLLTWNDVEKFDDSKIENAIINFIATHRAIARNGTVISTMDIPNTLFKKLNNIEKQYLDSSLTKRRHVWRWINDMGNSAASLFDEESVDTLKRASFVNIFSNFPLGLAILPGDTSPYCCRVPIAYRPILPLTRALQVELLNPPYIEWSETISILIVECISESDRIGKLSRSIWKHIAKEYANNANIKIIYVEAESSSDVASLLSEYDPNVLIISAHGHYAQESNSAGIMIGKDFCMGDDLGDMPPLVILSACNVAPRGIGAVNIADLLMRQGALAVIGTLVPVDIRHNAILINRLFVYINETMSGKNSMKNFAEIWHHVTTSNAVNDILFSSTGISQWASMKHEGKSILELFTQERSVGRLRNAHIYNDTITVLKEIAVENKTLDKVNAWLSRPGYAPETLFYIMIGWPEKITMNFIN, encoded by the coding sequence ATGAATAAAAAAAATCCGATGTATGTTGTTTTATTTGATGATTTTAAAAATAAAAGAGATGTATATATGCCATATATATCTCGCGAAGAGGTTAGGGAAAGCATAAGCTCGATAACAGTGCCACATGGATTATCTAAAGAATTAGTTTCGTGTATAAAGTCTATATGGTACTGCCTTCATTTACCGGCTTCATTTTTTGATTTAATTGATCTGCAGGCGAGACACATTATTTCTTTTAAAGAAGCGAATATTGCTCATCAGATTATTTTGATGCCTCTAACTCTAATTGCTGAAGCAAATAAAATTATTAAGTTTTATGATTCCGAGTTTGTTCCTGTTACTATTTTTTGTCCCGATTATTTAGTTGATTCAGCAAAAAAACTGGCCGAAGAGATTGGTAATGGAGTATTTGTAATTCAGAATTCTGAATTAAATCCGGGAAAAATTACTGATATTTGGAAAGAAATTCATAAAAATATGAATTATGAATCAGATTTTCTAGATATGAATTTTGGCTTTATAAACCGTCTAGATATTGCACCAATTTTACTGACTAATAACATTTTGAGACGCCGACTTAAACAGGATATGTTAGTTGAACCAAACGGTATTGAAGAAATAAAAAATCTCAAAAACATAGTTATAGATAACCATATCGCAGTTGCGGCCATTGCACGCTGTGAAGATGCTGAGATGAGTGTAGTGGAAGCAGAAGAGGCAATCGGTGAATTCATCGAGCATGAGTCTCGATCTTTAAAACTTCCACTCAGTATCGTCGCTCCGGGTGTTCCATCGTTATATATTGATAGCATATATGAAGATGGAACGGTATTAACGCGTAGTAATCTGTTTTTGGATCCATTATTAACTTGGAATGATGTTGAAAAGTTTGATGATAGTAAGATAGAAAATGCAATTATAAATTTTATTGCGACTCACCGTGCAATAGCACGTAATGGAACTGTAATATCGACTATGGATATTCCAAATACTCTTTTTAAGAAATTGAATAATATTGAAAAGCAATATTTAGATTCTTCATTGACAAAACGTAGACATGTGTGGCGTTGGATAAATGATATGGGAAATTCAGCTGCTAGTTTATTTGATGAAGAATCGGTGGATACTCTAAAACGTGCATCTTTTGTAAATATTTTTTCTAATTTTCCTCTAGGATTGGCAATCTTACCTGGTGATACATCTCCCTATTGCTGTCGTGTTCCTATAGCATACCGTCCCATATTGCCACTCACAAGAGCATTGCAGGTAGAATTACTAAATCCTCCATATATTGAATGGAGTGAAACAATTTCAATTCTGATTGTCGAGTGTATAAGTGAAAGTGATCGTATTGGAAAGTTATCAAGAAGTATATGGAAACATATTGCGAAAGAATATGCTAATAACGCAAATATAAAAATTATTTATGTGGAAGCTGAATCATCATCAGATGTTGCTTCACTGTTGAGTGAATATGATCCTAATGTACTGATCATAAGTGCACATGGACATTATGCTCAAGAGAGTAATAGTGCCGGAATAATGATTGGAAAAGATTTTTGTATGGGCGATGATTTAGGCGACATGCCTCCTTTAGTGATATTAAGTGCTTGTAATGTTGCACCTCGTGGTATTGGAGCTGTTAATATTGCAGATTTACTAATGCGACAAGGTGCATTAGCAGTTATTGGAACATTAGTACCTGTAGACATAAGACATAATGCCATTCTGATTAATCGCTTGTTTGTGTATATCAATGAAACAATGTCAGGTAAGAATTCAATGAAAAATTTTGCAGAAATCTGGCATCATGTAACGACTTCAAATGCAGTTAATGATATTTTATTTAGTAGTACAGGAATTTCTCAATGGGCTTCGATGAAGCATGAAGGTAAATCTATATTGGAACTTTTTACTCAGGAGCGCTCTGTGGGGAGATTACGTAATGCACATATATATAATGATACAATTACAGTTCTGAAAGAGATTGCAGTTGAAAATAAAACATTAGATAAAGTTAATGCTTGGCTGTCGAGGCCAGGTTATGCTCCGGAAACACTTTTTTATATAATGATAGGTTGGCCAGAGAAAATTACGATGAATTTTATTAATTGA
- a CDS encoding helix-turn-helix domain-containing protein has protein sequence MQKRKTLENRDPLLQAVATRIRALREGKGIAQEVFAYEAGIDRSYYGGIERGKYSPTAINLAKIAVALDVEVGELFPGREELVVLLTSHN, from the coding sequence ATGCAAAAGAGAAAAACCTTGGAGAATCGCGATCCGCTTCTCCAGGCGGTGGCGACAAGAATTCGAGCGCTTCGTGAAGGGAAGGGGATTGCTCAGGAGGTCTTTGCCTACGAGGCGGGGATAGATCGGAGCTACTACGGTGGGATCGAGCGCGGCAAATACAGCCCGACAGCGATCAACCTTGCCAAAATCGCCGTGGCGCTAGATGTTGAGGTAGGGGAGCTCTTTCCGGGGCGTGAGGAATTGGTAGTGCTTTTGACTAGTCATAATTAG